A part of Setaria viridis chromosome 8, Setaria_viridis_v4.0, whole genome shotgun sequence genomic DNA contains:
- the LOC117833725 gene encoding L-ornithine N5-acetyltransferase NATA1, which translates to MRTVSDGRRSTGAGLVTTASTATALLAARLGVAPPRRGQTKTTIPVEEMDDDKFPSTCEQISRVHRSLHHKKQRTKKSRMSAPANSTTFSGDVWAELRLADARDVPHIYSLIYQMAKFELLTDLFAATEELLTSTLFPSPAPPPFTSFTALVLDLSPSAPVAPEDSSSTIGSLRLDLSASPLADPEAAAFASPRGGGRVTAGYVICFPNYPSFLSKPGLYVEDIFVRAPWRRRGLGQMMLSSVAGRVAELGMGRVEWCVLDWNKNAIDFYERMGADVLSQWCICRLAGASLEKYKGNHQEGACDGKVAE; encoded by the coding sequence ATGCGGACAGTATCAGACGGCCGACGTAGCACTGGAGCTGGCCTTGTCACTACTGCCTCGACTGCCACCGCATTATTGGCTGCACGCCTCGGCGTCGCGCCACCTCGCCGCGGACAGACGAAGACGACGATCCCAGTCGAGGAGATGGATGATGATAAATTCCCGAGCACATGCGAGCAGATTTCTCGCGTTCACCGGTCCCTCCACCACAAAAAGCAGAGGACCAAGAAGTCCAGGATGTCGGCGCCGGCCAACTCCACCACCTTCTCCGGCGACGTGTGGGCGGAGCTCCGCCTGGCCGACGCTCGCGATGTGCCGCACATCTACAGCCTCATCTACCAGATggccaagttcgagctcctcaccgacCTCTTCGCCGCCACCGAGGAGCTCCTCACCTCAACGCTCttcccgtcgccggcgccgcctcccttcACCTCCTTCACGGCTCTCGTCCTCGACCTCTCCCCCTCCGCTCCCGTGGCCCCGGAGGACTCTTCCTCCACCATCGGCTCCCTCCGCCTCGACCTCTCCGCGTCCCCGCTCGCGGACCCGGaggccgccgccttcgcctccccgcgcggcggcgggcgcgtcaCGGCGGGGTACGTGATCTGCTTCCCCAACTACCCCTCCTTCCTCTCCAAGCCTGGGCTGTACGTGGAGGACATCTTCGTGCGCGccccatggcgccgccgcgggcttGGCCAGATGATGCTGTCTTCCGTCGCCGGCAGGGTGGCGGAGCTCGGGATGGGGCGGGTTGAGTGGTGCGTGCTCGACTGGAACAAGAATGCCATCGACTTCTACGAGAGGATGGGCGCCGACGTGCTCTCGCAGTGGTGCATctgccgcctcgccggcgcgtcGCTAGAGAAGTACAAGGGCAACCACCAGGAGGGGGCTTGCGATGGGAAGGTTGCCGAGTAG
- the LOC117834463 gene encoding disease resistance protein RGA5-like has product MATDPRINILYADVPDLVGVDGPMSDIVEWLMGGTTTLKVLSIVGFGGLGKTTLTMEVFRRKLLKDLLSWEEGRLIRKLRECLLNKRYLIIIDDVWSKSAWEKVRCALPQNNHSSRILTTTRIESVAKSCCSDPDDPIYRIEPLNESDSKVLFFKRIFGDKEGCPPQLKEVSNQIMKKCCGSPLATISIASLLASKPVMLKEQREKLLISIGSALEKNPDLEGMKQILSLSYYDLPYHLKICFLYLSFFPEDFKIERDSLIQQWIPEGFVGIERGLSVEEVAEGYFNELINRSMVQPMDINCDGRAHACRVQDVMLELILSKAIEKNFVT; this is encoded by the exons ATGGCCACCGATCCTCGgatcaacatcctctacgccgacgTGCCGGATCTGGTCGGCGTTGACGGCCCCATGAGTGATATTGTGGAGTGGTTGATGGGTGGAACAACCACTCTCAAGGTGCTCTCGATTGTCGGGTTTGGCGGCCTGGGCAAGACGACCCTCACCATGGAGGTGTTCAGAAGG aaGCTCTTAAAGGACTTGCTCTCATGGGAGGAGGGCCGACTCATCCGCAAGCTGAGGGAGTGCTTACTAAATAAAAG GTACCTCATTATAATAGACGATGTTTGGAGCAAATCAGCATGGGAAAAAGTTAGATGTGCTTTACCTCAGAATAACCACAGCAGCAGGATCCTAACAACAACACGAATTGAGTCGGTAGCAAAGTCTTGTTGCTCTGACCCTGATGATCCTATATACAGAATCGAACCACTTAATGAATCAGATTCAAAGGTCCTATTTTTCAAGAGAATATTTGGCGACAAGGAAGGTTGCCCTCCCCAACTTAAGGAAGTTTCCAATCAGATCATGAAGAAATGTTGTGGCTCACCATTGGCTACAATCAGCATTGCTAGCTTGTTAGCTAGCAAGCCCGTCATGTTGAAGGAGCAGCGGGAGAAATTGCTGATCTCTATAGGTTCTGCATTAGAAAAGAATCCTGATCTAGAGGGCATGAAGCAAATACTTTCCCTCAGCTATTATGACCTTCCCTACCACCTCAAAATATGTTTTCTGTACCTCAGTTTTTTTCCTGAGGACTTCAAGATTGAAAGGGACAGTCTGATTCAGCAATGGATACCTGAAGGATTCGTTGGCATAGAAAGAGGTCTAAGTGTAGAGGAAGTTGCAGAAGGCTACTTCAACGAACTCATCAATAGAAGCATGGTCCAACCAATGGATATAAACTGTGATGGTAGGGCTCATGCTTGCAGGGTTCAGGATGTGATGCTTGAGCTTATACTATCAAAGGCGATCGAAAAGAATTTTGTCACTTGA
- the LOC117834722 gene encoding protein yippee-like At4g27745 has translation MAELVGPRVYSCCHCRNHVCLHDDIISKAFQGRNGRAFLFSHAMNISVGTKEDRQLMTGLHTVADIYCRDCRGVLGWKYERAYEESQRYKEGKFIFEKAKIVKENW, from the exons ATGGCGGAGCTGGTGGGGCCGCGGGTGTACAGCTGCTGCCATTGCCGGAACCACGTCTGCCTCCACGACGACATCATTTCCAAGGCCTTTCAG GGAAGGAATGGCCGTGCATTTCTGTTTTCTCATGCTATGAACATATCTGTGGGGACTAAGGAGGATAGGCAACTCATGACTGGCCTTCACACGGTTGCTGATATCTACTGCCGTGATTGCCGCGGAGTATTGGGATGGAAATACGAGAGAGCTTATGAGGAGTCGCAGAGATACAAGGAAGGGAAGTTCATATTTGAAAAAGCAAAGATTGTTAAAGAAAATTGGTAG